One stretch of Lagenorhynchus albirostris chromosome 13, mLagAlb1.1, whole genome shotgun sequence DNA includes these proteins:
- the SEPTIN10 gene encoding septin-10 isoform X1, producing MSSEVARHLLFQSHMATKTAHMSTQVFDNEEKQKKENPRSLAMSGHVGFESLPDQLVNRSIQQGFCFNILCVGETGIGKSTLIDTLFNTNFEDHESSHFYPHVRLKAQTYELQESNVRLKLTIVNTVGFGDQINKEESYQPIVDYIDAQFEAYLQEELKIKRSLFNYHDSRIHVCLYFISPTGHSLKTLDLLTMKSLDSKVNIIPVIAKADAISKTELQKFKIKLMSELVSNGVQIYQFPTDDETIAKVNASMNGHLPFAVVGSMDEVKVGNKMVKARQYPWGIVQVENENHCDFVKLREMLICTNMEDLRDETHTRHYELYRRRKLEEMGLTDTGPENKPLSLQETYEAKRHEFYGERQRKEEEMKQLFVQRVKEKEAVLKEAERELQAKFEHLKRVHQEEKLRLEEKRRLLEEEIIAFSKKKATSEIYQSQPFMTQGGNVRKDKDRKNSNFM from the exons ctctTTCAGTCTCACATGGCAACAAAAACAGCGCATATGTCCACACAAGTATTTGACAATGAAGAGAAA caaaaaaaagaaaatcctcgTTCTTTAGCCATGTCTGGCCATGTTGgttttgagagtctgcctgatcAGCTGGTCAACAGATCAATTCAGCAAGGCTTCTGCTTTAATATTCTCTGCGTGG GGGAGACTGGAATTGGAAAATCAACGCTGATTGACACACTATTTAATACGAATTTTGAAGACCATGAATCCTCACATTTTTACCCACATGTTAGACTTAAAGCACAGACATATGAACTCCAGGAAAGTAACGTTCGATTGAAATTGACCATCGTGAATACAGTGGGATTTGGTgaccaaataaacaaagaagagag CTACCAACCAATTGTTGACTACATCGACGCTCAGTTTGAGGCCTATCTCCAAGAAGAGCTGAAAATCAAACGCTCCCTCTTTAACTACCACGACTCTCGCATCCACGTGTGCCTCTACTTCATCTCCCCGACAGGCCACTCTCTGAAGACACTGGATCTCTTGACCATGAAAAGCCTGGACAGCAAG GTGAACATTATACCAGTGATTGCCAAAGCAGATGCAATTTCTAAAACTGAATTACAGAAGTTTAAGATCAAGCTCATGAGTGAATTGGTCAGCAATGGTGTTCAGATATACCAGTTCCCAACAGATGATGAAACTATTGCTAAAGTCAATGCTTCAATGAAT GGACACTTGCCGTTTGCTGTGGTAGGAAGTATGGATGAGGTGAAAGTTGGAAATAAGATGGTCAAAGCTCGCCAGTACCCTTGGGGCATCGTACAAG TGGAAAATGAAAACCACTGCGACTTTGTCAAGCTCCGGGAGATGCTCATTTGTACGAACATGGAGGATCTGCGAGATGAGACGCACACGAGGCATTACGAGCTGTACCGGCGCCGCAAACTGGAGGAGATGGGCCTCACAGACACGGGCCCAGAGAACAAGCCGCTCAG tctTCAGGAGACCTACGAAGCCAAAAGACACGAATTTTATGGTGAAcgtcagaggaaggaggaagaaatgaagCAGTTGTTTGTGCAGCGTGTGAAGGAGAAAGAAGCCGTATTGAAAGAAGCTGAGAGAGAG CTCCAGGCCAAGTTTGAGCACCTTAAGAGAGTACACCAAGAGGAGAAGCTGAGGCTTGAGGAGAAGAGAAGACTTCTGGAAGAAGAAATAATCGCCTTCTCTAAGAAGAAAGCTACCTCCGAGATATACCAAAGCCAGCCCTTTATGACCCAGGGTGGTAACGTGCGGAAGGACAAGGACCGCAAGAA
- the SEPTIN10 gene encoding septin-10 isoform X2, translating to MATKTAHMSTQVFDNEEKQKKENPRSLAMSGHVGFESLPDQLVNRSIQQGFCFNILCVGETGIGKSTLIDTLFNTNFEDHESSHFYPHVRLKAQTYELQESNVRLKLTIVNTVGFGDQINKEESYQPIVDYIDAQFEAYLQEELKIKRSLFNYHDSRIHVCLYFISPTGHSLKTLDLLTMKSLDSKVNIIPVIAKADAISKTELQKFKIKLMSELVSNGVQIYQFPTDDETIAKVNASMNGHLPFAVVGSMDEVKVGNKMVKARQYPWGIVQVENENHCDFVKLREMLICTNMEDLRDETHTRHYELYRRRKLEEMGLTDTGPENKPLSLQETYEAKRHEFYGERQRKEEEMKQLFVQRVKEKEAVLKEAERELQAKFEHLKRVHQEEKLRLEEKRRLLEEEIIAFSKKKATSEIYQSQPFMTQGGNVRKDKDRKNSNFM from the exons ATGGCAACAAAAACAGCGCATATGTCCACACAAGTATTTGACAATGAAGAGAAA caaaaaaaagaaaatcctcgTTCTTTAGCCATGTCTGGCCATGTTGgttttgagagtctgcctgatcAGCTGGTCAACAGATCAATTCAGCAAGGCTTCTGCTTTAATATTCTCTGCGTGG GGGAGACTGGAATTGGAAAATCAACGCTGATTGACACACTATTTAATACGAATTTTGAAGACCATGAATCCTCACATTTTTACCCACATGTTAGACTTAAAGCACAGACATATGAACTCCAGGAAAGTAACGTTCGATTGAAATTGACCATCGTGAATACAGTGGGATTTGGTgaccaaataaacaaagaagagag CTACCAACCAATTGTTGACTACATCGACGCTCAGTTTGAGGCCTATCTCCAAGAAGAGCTGAAAATCAAACGCTCCCTCTTTAACTACCACGACTCTCGCATCCACGTGTGCCTCTACTTCATCTCCCCGACAGGCCACTCTCTGAAGACACTGGATCTCTTGACCATGAAAAGCCTGGACAGCAAG GTGAACATTATACCAGTGATTGCCAAAGCAGATGCAATTTCTAAAACTGAATTACAGAAGTTTAAGATCAAGCTCATGAGTGAATTGGTCAGCAATGGTGTTCAGATATACCAGTTCCCAACAGATGATGAAACTATTGCTAAAGTCAATGCTTCAATGAAT GGACACTTGCCGTTTGCTGTGGTAGGAAGTATGGATGAGGTGAAAGTTGGAAATAAGATGGTCAAAGCTCGCCAGTACCCTTGGGGCATCGTACAAG TGGAAAATGAAAACCACTGCGACTTTGTCAAGCTCCGGGAGATGCTCATTTGTACGAACATGGAGGATCTGCGAGATGAGACGCACACGAGGCATTACGAGCTGTACCGGCGCCGCAAACTGGAGGAGATGGGCCTCACAGACACGGGCCCAGAGAACAAGCCGCTCAG tctTCAGGAGACCTACGAAGCCAAAAGACACGAATTTTATGGTGAAcgtcagaggaaggaggaagaaatgaagCAGTTGTTTGTGCAGCGTGTGAAGGAGAAAGAAGCCGTATTGAAAGAAGCTGAGAGAGAG CTCCAGGCCAAGTTTGAGCACCTTAAGAGAGTACACCAAGAGGAGAAGCTGAGGCTTGAGGAGAAGAGAAGACTTCTGGAAGAAGAAATAATCGCCTTCTCTAAGAAGAAAGCTACCTCCGAGATATACCAAAGCCAGCCCTTTATGACCCAGGGTGGTAACGTGCGGAAGGACAAGGACCGCAAGAA